Genomic segment of Truepera radiovictrix DSM 17093:
GCCGGCACAGCGGCGGAAGACGCGACGGGGCAGCGCTAGGAGGCAAGGATGCAGTACCGCAGACTCGGCAAAAGCGGCCTTAAGGTCAGCGTGATCTCGCTAGGGGCGTGGACGACCTACGGCGGCAGCGTTCAGGACAAGGCGGTGGTTCGGGAGATCGTCGACAAAGCCCTCGCGGGCGGCGTGAACTTTTTCGACAACGCCGACGTCTACGCCCACGGTAAGGGCGAGGAGTTTTTGGGCGAAGTCCTCAACGACACCGGCGTCCCGCGCCACCACCTCGTCTTGTCGACGAAGGTCTTTTGGCCGATGTCGGAGAACGTCAACGACCGCGGGCTCTCACGCAAGCACGTCTTAGAGTCCATCGAGATGTCGCTCGACCGCATGGGCACCGACTACGTCGACATCTATTTCGCCCACCGCTACGACCCCGAAACGCCTTTGGAGGAGACCGTCGAGGCGTTTTCCGACGTGGTCCGGAGCGGTCTGGCCCACTACTGGGGCACCTCGGAGTGGACGGGCGCGCAGATCGCCGAAGCCCACACCTACGCGCGCGAAAACGGCCTCGTGGCGCCTGTGACCGAGCAGCCGCAGTACTCGATGCTGTGGCGCGAACGGGTCGAGAGGGAGATCCTGCCCGTCACCGAGAACAAGGGCATCGGCCTCGTCGTCTGGAGCCCGTTGGCCATGGGGATGCTCACCGGCAAGTACGACGACGGCGTCCCCGAAGACAGCCGTTTCGGACGCGACAGTGGGTTTGGCGAGCGCTACTTGACTGAGGAGAACGCGCGCCGGGTGCGTGCGCTTAAAGAGGTTGCCGACGAGCTCGGCGTCACCCGCGCGCAGCTCGCGCTGGCGTGGGTGCTGCGGCAGCCGGGCGTCTCGAGCGTCATCACCGGCGCGACCAAGGTGAGCCAGATGGAGGACAACCTGGGCGCCGCCGAGATTGAACTCTCGCCGGAGCAGCTCGAGCGCATCGAGGCCATCTTGGCGAGCTAAAGGGCGCGTCGCCGCACGCTTTTCCCCTCCGCTTACAGCTTTTCCCCCCCACCGCGCCTAGAGTGCGCGGTGGGGGGTACACCATGAACCAGAGCCACCGCCAACCTGCAAGCCGCGCGCCCGGCTTCTTCGTCACGGTCAAGCGCACGAGCGCCAGCGGCCAGGCCGCTAACCGAGCCGAAGACGTCTGGGGGTTGCGGACGCTAGTCGCTAACGTCTACTTCGTCGCGGTTACAGGCACTAGCCCGACGCCCAGTGGCGCTGACCGAGGCCACCCCGGGAGCCGCAACTGGGTGCTTATAGACGCGGGCATGCCGGGAACGGCGCGCCGCATCCTGCGGGTCGCCGCCGCCCGCTTCGGCGGCCCGCCCAAAGCCATCATCTTGACGCACGGCCACTTCGACCACGTAGGAGCGCTTTCCAAGCTGCTCGAGCGTTGGGACGTGCCCGTTTACGCGCACGCGCTCGAGCTCCCCTACCTCACCGGCCGCTCGGACTATCCGCCCCCCGACCCCTCCGTGGGTGGCGGCCTCATGGCTAGGAGCGCGCCCCTCTACCCGCGCCGCGGCCGCAACTTCGGTGGACGGGTGCGGCAGCTACCCGAGGACGGCAGCGTTCCCTTTTTGCCGGGGTGGCGCGCCCTGCACACACCCGGCCACACCGACGGGCACGTGTCTCTCTTTCGGGAAGCCGACCGGACGCTGCTCGCCGGGGACGCCTTCGTCACCGTCCGGCAGGAGTCGCTCCTAGCGGTGCTGCGGCAGCGCCGTGAGCTGCGCGGGCCGCCCCGCTACTTCACGACGAACTGGCTCGCCGCCCACACCTCGGTCCTGCGCCTCGCGGCGCTCTCTCCACAGGTCGCAGCGACCGGCCACGGCCGACCGATGCGCGGGGAGCGTTTGGCGCGCGAGCTAAGCGAATTAGCCGCCAACTTCGACCATCTGGCGGTGCCGAGGCGCGGGCGCTACGTCGGGCGCCCCGTGAGGGCCGACGAGCGCGGGGTGGTCTATGTGCCGCCGCCCAAACCGAGCCCGCTGGCACCAGCTCTTATCGGCGTAGGCGTGGCGGCGCTTCTGGGCGCCGCTATCGCGCTGCAGGGGCGCAAGAACCGCTGAGCTTTAGGGGAGAGGTCAACGCCACACTCAGCCTCATTAGAGGCGGGGCAGGGCCCCTGTGAGCACTCAGCCTCACTAGAGGCGTCCCCCGGTGGGGATGCTGCGCGAGGGCAGGGCCCCTGTGAGCTAGGCGTTCGGCCCATGGCCGTAACCTTGAGGTCAACGCCACTAGGCGTTCGGCCTATGGCCGTAACCTAGGCGCGCCGTCTCCCCTTGTGCACACTCACCCATAGGACAACGCCGCTAGTACGGGCACCGAGCCCGGCCCTAGTGGGCCTAGTACCAGGCGCCCCGGCTAGGCCGGTAACCTCCCCAAGGTCGCTAGGCTCGCC
This window contains:
- a CDS encoding MBL fold metallo-hydrolase; translated protein: MNQSHRQPASRAPGFFVTVKRTSASGQAANRAEDVWGLRTLVANVYFVAVTGTSPTPSGADRGHPGSRNWVLIDAGMPGTARRILRVAAARFGGPPKAIILTHGHFDHVGALSKLLERWDVPVYAHALELPYLTGRSDYPPPDPSVGGGLMARSAPLYPRRGRNFGGRVRQLPEDGSVPFLPGWRALHTPGHTDGHVSLFREADRTLLAGDAFVTVRQESLLAVLRQRRELRGPPRYFTTNWLAAHTSVLRLAALSPQVAATGHGRPMRGERLARELSELAANFDHLAVPRRGRYVGRPVRADERGVVYVPPPKPSPLAPALIGVGVAALLGAAIALQGRKNR
- a CDS encoding aldo/keto reductase, encoding MQYRRLGKSGLKVSVISLGAWTTYGGSVQDKAVVREIVDKALAGGVNFFDNADVYAHGKGEEFLGEVLNDTGVPRHHLVLSTKVFWPMSENVNDRGLSRKHVLESIEMSLDRMGTDYVDIYFAHRYDPETPLEETVEAFSDVVRSGLAHYWGTSEWTGAQIAEAHTYARENGLVAPVTEQPQYSMLWRERVEREILPVTENKGIGLVVWSPLAMGMLTGKYDDGVPEDSRFGRDSGFGERYLTEENARRVRALKEVADELGVTRAQLALAWVLRQPGVSSVITGATKVSQMEDNLGAAEIELSPEQLERIEAILAS